In Chitinophaga sp. H8, a single genomic region encodes these proteins:
- a CDS encoding heavy metal translocating P-type ATPase: MAVKDKNTIMQTFPVLGMTCAACAGSAESIVQHQEGVVNASVNFATGNLTVEYLSDITNAEKLQKAVQGVGYDLLIEDETKQQETLEAIHEKKFKQLKTKTIWAIILSLPVVVIGMFFMDMPYANLIMWAFSTPVVLWLGRGFFINAWKQAKHRSANMDTLVALSTGIAYVFSVFNMLFADFWHQRGLHAHVYFEAAAVIIAFILLGKLLEEKAKGNTSSAIKKLMGLQPKTVIVVQANGTEKQTPIEEVIAGDIILVKPGEKIAVDGMVISGSSYVDESMLSGEPVPVLKKENEKVFAGTINQKGSFQFRAVKVGKETMLAHIIKMVQDAQGSKAPVQKLVDKIAGIFVPTVIGIAIFTFILWFVLGGNNGVVQGLLAAVTVLVIACPCALGLATPTAIMVGVGRGAEKGILIKDAESLELAKKVNAIVLDKTGTITEGRPQVTGIEWLNNDDTCKSILLSIEKQSEHPLAEAVVKHLDGVAATALSGFDSITGKGAKANHNSETYFVGNKKLLAENNINIPEKLQQQADEWSKLSKTVIWFANSKQALSVIAISDEIKETSVQAITEMQDMGIDLYMLTGDNEATAKAIAGQTGIKHYKAEVLPQHKADFVKELQQQGKTVAMVGDGINDSTALATADVSIAMGKGSDIAMDVAKMTIISSDLTKIPQAIRLSKQTVATIKQNLFWAFIYNVIGIPVAAGILYPINGFLLNPMIAGAAMALSSVSVVSNSLRLRWKK; the protein is encoded by the coding sequence ATGGCAGTAAAAGATAAAAATACCATTATGCAGACATTCCCTGTTTTGGGAATGACCTGTGCGGCTTGTGCGGGAAGTGCCGAAAGTATCGTACAGCATCAGGAGGGCGTTGTGAATGCTTCCGTAAACTTCGCAACGGGAAATCTTACCGTTGAATACCTGTCTGATATAACCAATGCTGAAAAACTGCAAAAAGCGGTACAAGGAGTTGGTTATGATTTACTAATTGAAGATGAAACCAAACAGCAGGAAACACTCGAAGCTATCCACGAGAAGAAATTCAAACAATTAAAGACCAAAACCATTTGGGCAATTATACTGTCCTTACCTGTCGTAGTAATAGGAATGTTCTTTATGGATATGCCTTATGCAAACCTGATTATGTGGGCATTCTCTACACCTGTTGTATTGTGGTTAGGCAGGGGCTTCTTTATCAATGCGTGGAAGCAGGCAAAGCATCGCTCCGCCAATATGGATACGTTGGTAGCATTGAGTACAGGTATCGCTTATGTGTTCAGTGTGTTCAATATGTTGTTTGCAGATTTTTGGCATCAAAGAGGTTTACACGCCCACGTTTATTTTGAAGCGGCAGCCGTCATTATTGCATTCATTCTTTTAGGGAAACTGTTGGAAGAAAAAGCCAAAGGCAATACATCTTCAGCAATTAAAAAACTAATGGGATTACAACCCAAAACAGTTATCGTAGTGCAAGCAAACGGAACGGAAAAGCAAACCCCTATTGAAGAAGTAATCGCAGGCGATATTATCCTTGTGAAGCCGGGTGAAAAAATTGCGGTGGACGGTATGGTTATTTCCGGCAGTTCCTACGTGGATGAAAGTATGTTAAGTGGTGAACCCGTACCTGTATTGAAGAAAGAAAACGAAAAAGTATTTGCAGGAACCATTAACCAAAAAGGAAGTTTCCAATTCAGAGCCGTAAAAGTGGGTAAGGAAACAATGCTCGCCCACATCATCAAAATGGTGCAGGATGCGCAGGGCAGTAAAGCACCCGTGCAGAAATTGGTAGATAAGATTGCAGGAATTTTTGTACCAACTGTAATCGGTATTGCCATCTTTACATTTATCCTATGGTTTGTTTTAGGTGGCAATAACGGAGTAGTACAAGGATTACTGGCAGCCGTTACAGTCTTGGTTATTGCGTGTCCCTGTGCTTTGGGATTGGCTACGCCTACGGCAATAATGGTTGGAGTGGGTAGAGGTGCTGAAAAAGGCATCCTGATAAAAGATGCGGAAAGCCTTGAATTGGCTAAGAAAGTAAACGCTATTGTCCTGGATAAGACCGGAACCATTACCGAGGGCAGACCACAGGTTACAGGCATCGAATGGCTGAACAATGACGATACGTGTAAAAGCATTTTACTAAGCATCGAAAAGCAATCAGAACACCCTTTAGCCGAAGCCGTAGTAAAACATTTGGACGGCGTGGCTGCAACTGCATTGTCCGGTTTTGACAGTATCACAGGTAAAGGAGCAAAAGCCAACCACAATAGTGAAACCTATTTTGTAGGGAATAAAAAACTATTGGCAGAAAATAATATCAATATTCCCGAAAAACTGCAACAGCAAGCCGATGAATGGAGTAAGTTATCCAAAACCGTTATTTGGTTTGCAAACAGCAAACAAGCCCTTTCCGTTATTGCAATTTCAGATGAAATAAAAGAAACATCGGTACAGGCTATCACGGAAATGCAGGATATGGGCATTGACCTATATATGCTGACAGGAGATAACGAAGCTACTGCCAAAGCCATTGCCGGGCAGACAGGTATCAAACATTACAAAGCTGAAGTATTGCCGCAGCATAAAGCAGACTTTGTGAAAGAACTGCAACAGCAAGGCAAAACCGTTGCAATGGTTGGGGACGGCATCAATGACAGTACGGCTTTGGCAACAGCAGATGTAAGCATCGCAATGGGCAAAGGCTCCGATATTGCAATGGACGTTGCCAAAATGACGATTATATCATCAGACCTTACCAAGATACCACAGGCTATCCGGCTGTCAAAACAAACCGTAGCCACTATTAAGCAAAATCTGTTTTGGGCATTTATCTATAATGTAATTGGCATTCCGGTTGCGGCAGGTATTTTATATCCTATTAATGGCTTCCTGCTTAACCCGATGATTGCAGGTGCGGCAATGGCATTGAGCAGCGTAAGCGTGGTAAGCAACAGCTTACGGTTGAGGTGGAAAAAGTAA
- a CDS encoding helix-turn-helix domain-containing protein has protein sequence MSTLYIKNMVCNRCILVVQNELDKIGLDVKDIKLGEVMLGKEPTPEEKAILAKVLIPLGFEIIDDKKSRIIEKIKNVIIEVVHYQENDNKTTLSDVLSDKLHHDYNYLSNLFSEVEGTTIEKYFIAQKIEKVKELLVYDELSLSEIAYRLNYSSVAYLSNQFKKVTGLTPSHFKQIREDRRKPLDEV, from the coding sequence ATGAGTACACTTTATATTAAAAACATGGTTTGCAACCGCTGTATTTTGGTGGTGCAAAATGAATTGGACAAAATAGGTTTGGATGTAAAAGACATCAAACTTGGAGAGGTTATGCTTGGCAAAGAACCTACACCCGAAGAAAAAGCAATTTTGGCTAAAGTTCTAATTCCTTTAGGGTTTGAAATTATTGATGATAAGAAAAGCCGTATTATTGAAAAAATAAAGAATGTAATCATTGAGGTGGTACATTATCAGGAAAATGACAACAAGACCACCCTGTCGGATGTATTAAGTGATAAACTTCATCATGACTATAACTATTTATCAAATCTTTTTTCGGAAGTAGAGGGTACGACCATTGAAAAATATTTTATTGCTCAAAAGATAGAAAAGGTAAAAGAACTATTAGTTTATGATGAATTGTCTTTGAGTGAAATCGCTTATCGCCTAAACTATTCGAGTGTAGCTTATTTAAGCAACCAATTCAAAAAAGTAACTGGGCTGACACCGAGCCATTTTAAGCAGATACGTGAAGACAGAAGAAAGCCTTTGGACGAAGTATAA
- a CDS encoding single-stranded DNA-binding protein, protein MNIIGRLTRDAQISTLPSDKQVVNFSVAVNDSFRNKQGERVEHTEYFNCAYWLSTNVAKVLTKGTLVELSGRVSARAWIGGDGEAHAALNFHTSQIKLYGGGKRPETVAGGISNNSAVPADNGKDDLPF, encoded by the coding sequence ATGAACATCATTGGCAGATTAACGAGGGACGCACAAATCAGCACCTTACCGAGCGACAAACAGGTAGTGAACTTCTCCGTAGCGGTAAACGACAGCTTCCGTAACAAACAGGGCGAACGGGTGGAACACACCGAGTATTTCAACTGTGCCTATTGGCTTTCAACGAACGTAGCTAAGGTTCTTACTAAAGGAACATTGGTAGAACTCTCAGGCAGAGTAAGTGCAAGGGCATGGATCGGAGGCGATGGCGAAGCACATGCAGCACTCAATTTTCACACTTCCCAAATCAAATTGTACGGAGGTGGTAAGCGACCTGAAACCGTAGCAGGTGGTATCAGTAACAATTCCGCAGTACCTGCTGACAATGGCAAAGACGATTTGCCTTTCTAA
- a CDS encoding DUF932 domain-containing protein, which produces MAHNLNYNEGTGKYSFFSVQQKAWHNLGQVVEQYPTSAEAIKYAGLDFEVVKSPLYTRGTGISIGDDGEIKEGGNILLPDNFATMRTDTNTVFGVVGKDYQIVQNADAFAFFDAIVGGGDGILYETAGALGNGERIFITAKLPDYIRVGNGDDITEKYIFLTTSHDGTGSITAAFTPVRIVCQNTLNAALGNMSNVVRIRHTSGAKQRLENAHKVMGLANQLSTQLEGIFNQWTQVRICDAEVKKLIQLALCPNKETLDALKKGAEDELSTVFKNTVEDAFAYAMMSDTQQLNTTKGTVFGAYNAVTGYYQNVRNYKDDESKLQSIVMGGTAQAKAQRAFELCNQFAKDGADVLMLN; this is translated from the coding sequence ATGGCACATAATCTTAATTATAACGAAGGAACAGGCAAATACAGCTTCTTTAGTGTACAGCAAAAGGCATGGCACAACTTAGGACAGGTAGTAGAACAATATCCCACAAGTGCCGAGGCTATTAAATATGCAGGACTTGATTTCGAGGTAGTCAAATCACCCTTATATACTCGTGGTACAGGTATCAGCATAGGCGATGATGGTGAAATTAAAGAAGGTGGCAACATCTTACTGCCTGACAATTTTGCAACCATGCGTACCGATACCAATACAGTTTTTGGCGTAGTAGGTAAGGATTATCAGATAGTACAGAACGCAGATGCCTTTGCATTTTTCGATGCTATTGTAGGTGGTGGGGACGGTATCCTGTACGAAACAGCAGGAGCATTAGGAAACGGAGAAAGGATATTTATAACCGCTAAACTTCCTGACTATATCCGTGTGGGCAACGGTGATGATATTACAGAGAAATACATCTTTCTGACAACTTCCCACGATGGTACGGGAAGCATTACCGCAGCCTTTACACCTGTACGCATTGTATGCCAAAACACCCTTAACGCAGCATTGGGTAATATGTCCAACGTGGTACGCATCCGCCATACATCCGGTGCAAAACAGCGTTTGGAAAATGCTCATAAGGTAATGGGACTGGCTAATCAGCTTAGTACCCAACTGGAGGGAATATTTAACCAATGGACACAGGTGCGTATCTGTGATGCAGAAGTAAAGAAACTTATTCAACTGGCACTCTGCCCCAATAAGGAAACATTGGATGCACTTAAAAAGGGTGCAGAAGATGAACTGTCAACCGTATTCAAAAACACCGTTGAAGATGCTTTTGCCTACGCAATGATGTCAGATACACAACAGTTGAATACTACCAAAGGAACTGTGTTCGGAGCATACAATGCGGTAACAGGCTATTATCAGAATGTACGCAATTACAAGGATGATGAAAGCAAACTGCAATCCATTGTAATGGGTGGTACAGCACAGGCTAAAGCACAAAGGGCATTTGAACTATGTAATCAGTTTGCAAAGGATGGTGCAGACGTGCTTATGCTGAATTAA
- a CDS encoding PRTRC system protein E, whose translation METTNFFSNVAALNITGDLQLTIRKGAENNWIVSVMLNNEQCGDDARKLIPPLNLRGTTDELDNGFFERIATPMQIASGLMVDMEGFMKQVEEAKKQSAMEKEKADRERKEKEAKEKKYKEAMQKVDELEKEGKYRDAWMKVPDPTEYPEQAEAIRKRKSALSAKFAPDLFGGTSTAVANEEPQREDIDAEQETDPEEVPELSEDDN comes from the coding sequence ATGGAAACAACAAATTTTTTCAGCAATGTGGCCGCATTGAACATAACAGGCGACTTGCAACTGACGATACGCAAGGGAGCGGAAAATAATTGGATAGTATCGGTCATGCTCAATAATGAACAATGTGGTGATGATGCAAGAAAACTGATACCGCCACTTAATCTGCGAGGTACTACCGATGAACTGGATAACGGTTTCTTTGAACGAATTGCAACGCCTATGCAGATTGCTTCAGGTTTAATGGTGGATATGGAAGGTTTTATGAAACAAGTGGAAGAAGCAAAGAAACAATCTGCTATGGAAAAAGAAAAGGCAGACAGGGAACGAAAGGAAAAAGAAGCGAAGGAAAAAAAGTACAAAGAGGCAATGCAAAAGGTTGATGAATTGGAGAAGGAGGGGAAATATAGGGACGCTTGGATGAAAGTGCCTGACCCGACTGAATATCCTGAACAGGCTGAAGCTATCCGCAAAAGAAAATCTGCATTATCGGCAAAGTTTGCACCTGATTTATTCGGTGGTACTTCAACGGCAGTTGCGAATGAAGAACCACAAAGGGAAGATATAGATGCGGAGCAGGAAACAGACCCTGAAGAAGTGCCTGAATTATCCGAAGACGACAATTAA
- a CDS encoding PRTRC system protein C: MLIAKQLDRVFLLTENGTDLRLTDPEPSWSVEAVMNFYANTYPILTTAKVLAPRIEEDTVQYRFESVMGTKG; this comes from the coding sequence ATGTTAATAGCAAAGCAATTAGACAGGGTTTTCCTGCTCACAGAAAACGGAACGGATTTAAGACTAACAGACCCCGAACCGTCATGGAGTGTTGAAGCGGTAATGAACTTCTATGCCAATACTTATCCTATACTCACTACCGCCAAAGTATTAGCGCCACGCATAGAGGAAGATACCGTACAGTATCGTTTTGAAAGTGTAATGGGAACCAAAGGTTAA
- a CDS encoding PRTRC system protein B: protein MKDVMENIGTLYHPKTALVFYEAKGTTAEVYVEYFDMDRNGNPINAHPLTVKEAQYLSKALDTTKERNKAFLKPKSIIAGNILYTDPSENGFAMWFTKATSKNLFFIDGLDIPNGIAGVPALLWIASKQKLHIYALKSDRKPTEETPLYHAPFFNVYADGNVCMGSVDVNIRKSSSLEEFTAAWETYFFNSYFSHLMQNHNPVQGNCVSLWKKLRKTGEPFPKDVLKKTDRTVKNILI from the coding sequence ATGAAAGATGTAATGGAAAATATCGGCACACTTTATCATCCCAAAACGGCTTTGGTTTTTTACGAAGCTAAAGGAACGACTGCGGAGGTTTATGTAGAGTATTTTGATATGGATAGGAATGGTAATCCAATTAATGCACATCCTTTGACTGTTAAGGAAGCACAGTATTTATCAAAAGCATTGGACACCACAAAGGAAAGGAATAAGGCATTCTTAAAGCCTAAAAGCATTATAGCAGGAAATATCCTTTATACAGACCCATCTGAAAATGGCTTTGCAATGTGGTTTACAAAGGCAACAAGCAAAAATCTTTTCTTTATTGATGGCTTGGATATTCCCAATGGTATAGCAGGTGTACCCGCCCTGCTTTGGATAGCCAGTAAGCAGAAGTTACATATCTACGCTCTGAAAAGTGACAGGAAGCCGACTGAAGAAACACCGCTTTATCATGCTCCCTTTTTTAATGTGTATGCGGACGGAAATGTATGTATGGGTTCGGTAGATGTAAATATCAGAAAGTCTTCTTCATTAGAAGAATTTACAGCCGCATGGGAAACCTATTTCTTTAACAGCTATTTCAGCCACCTGATGCAAAACCATAATCCCGTACAAGGTAACTGTGTTAGCCTATGGAAGAAGCTGCGTAAAACAGGTGAGCCATTCCCAAAAGATGTATTGAAGAAAACTGACAGGACGGTCAAAAATATACTAATATGA
- a CDS encoding PRTRC system ThiF family protein, protein MKTDKIKVHFTDNDLIAPTNPIEVNLIGAGGTGSKVLTALVEMNYSLNELGHAGLSVRLWDDDIVTDANLGRQRFAECEIGLYKSVALINRANRWAGTNWKAETLKFGKDSLGRLPEHTQAAIYISCVDSVRARFEIAEILNGLDDNRAFRNRAKYWMDYGNSQSTGQVLLSTIGNIKQPKSEKYEAVANLPFITDVYGELLKQSEETDNTPSCSLAEALEKQDLYINSSLAQMGCSLLWNLFRQGMTENKGFFHNLDNFTTQPIKVA, encoded by the coding sequence ATGAAAACGGATAAAATAAAAGTACACTTCACAGACAATGACCTGATCGCTCCCACCAACCCCATTGAAGTAAATCTTATAGGAGCTGGTGGAACAGGTTCAAAAGTGCTGACCGCATTAGTGGAAATGAATTATAGCCTGAATGAATTAGGACATGCAGGGTTATCTGTCAGGCTTTGGGATGACGACATAGTAACCGATGCCAATTTAGGCAGACAACGATTTGCCGAGTGCGAGATTGGGCTATATAAATCGGTCGCCCTGATAAACCGTGCTAACCGGTGGGCAGGTACAAACTGGAAAGCCGAGACCCTGAAATTTGGGAAAGACAGTTTAGGCAGGTTGCCCGAACATACACAGGCAGCTATTTACATTTCCTGCGTGGACAGTGTGAGGGCAAGGTTTGAGATTGCAGAAATCCTTAACGGACTGGATGATAACAGGGCATTCCGAAACCGAGCCAAATACTGGATGGATTATGGTAACAGCCAATCCACAGGGCAGGTGCTATTGTCCACCATTGGCAACATCAAACAACCGAAGTCTGAAAAATATGAGGCAGTCGCCAACCTGCCCTTTATAACCGATGTATATGGCGAACTGCTGAAGCAATCCGAAGAAACAGATAATACTCCAAGCTGTTCATTGGCTGAAGCATTAGAAAAGCAAGACCTGTACATTAATTCCTCCCTTGCCCAAATGGGTTGCTCTTTACTCTGGAACCTTTTCCGTCAGGGAATGACCGAAAATAAAGGCTTCTTTCATAACCTTGACAACTTCACTACCCAACCGATAAAGGTCGCTTAA
- a CDS encoding metal-dependent hydrolase family protein → MRLLYLCTLLLSATAIYPAQAQQSQILLENVRILDAKKQSLTPPGYVLITGNTIKTISASPIKVSGTDVIKINGAGKTLMPGLIDVHVHMVFGALTMSQMMTGDLSEEFLLKTVGQSANNTLMRGFTSVRDVGGPIFPLKAAIDAGKIPGPRIWPSGATISQTAGHGDFRTPDEKSRRFFGVASRAEKYGATFIADGRDEVLTAVRENLRFGASQIKLMAGGGTSSAYDPVDVTQYTLDEMKAAVEAAEDWGTYVTVHAYTPRAIRRAIEAGVKCVEHGQLLDEETLKLIAEKGIWLSLQNLVDNTPDMDAQRIAKRKPVIEGQEKVWPLAKKYNVKLAWGTDFLFEPALNEKQNEFILRLQKWFTNAEILKMVTQDNASLLQLSGLRSPYPGKLGIIEEGAMADILLVDGDPLKDLKLLANPAKNFVVIIKDGKIYKNILKK, encoded by the coding sequence ATGCGATTACTCTATTTATGCACTTTACTTCTTAGTGCAACTGCTATTTATCCAGCTCAGGCACAACAAAGTCAGATTTTGTTAGAAAACGTTCGGATACTGGATGCAAAAAAACAATCCCTTACCCCTCCTGGGTATGTATTGATAACCGGTAATACGATTAAAACAATCAGTGCATCACCCATTAAGGTGAGCGGCACGGATGTCATAAAAATCAATGGAGCAGGGAAGACCTTAATGCCAGGCTTAATAGATGTGCATGTGCATATGGTGTTCGGCGCATTGACGATGTCTCAAATGATGACAGGCGATCTATCGGAAGAATTTCTGCTTAAGACCGTTGGTCAGTCTGCCAATAATACGCTCATGCGTGGCTTTACAAGTGTGCGGGATGTTGGAGGGCCAATATTCCCGCTAAAGGCTGCGATTGATGCCGGCAAGATTCCGGGGCCGAGAATCTGGCCTTCTGGAGCCACCATAAGTCAAACAGCTGGTCATGGTGATTTCAGAACGCCAGATGAAAAATCCCGTCGTTTTTTCGGTGTCGCATCACGCGCTGAAAAATACGGGGCCACCTTCATTGCGGATGGGCGTGATGAAGTATTAACAGCGGTAAGAGAAAACCTGCGTTTTGGTGCAAGTCAAATCAAACTGATGGCAGGAGGTGGCACATCATCAGCCTATGATCCTGTAGATGTCACACAATACACATTGGATGAAATGAAGGCTGCAGTTGAAGCTGCGGAAGACTGGGGCACATACGTAACTGTACATGCATATACACCCAGAGCGATCAGAAGGGCTATTGAAGCGGGTGTAAAATGTGTGGAACATGGGCAGTTACTGGATGAAGAAACATTGAAATTAATCGCTGAAAAAGGTATCTGGCTCAGCCTGCAAAATCTGGTTGATAATACACCTGATATGGATGCACAGCGAATAGCAAAGCGCAAACCTGTTATTGAGGGGCAAGAAAAAGTATGGCCGCTCGCAAAAAAGTATAACGTTAAATTAGCCTGGGGAACAGACTTTCTTTTTGAACCAGCGCTCAACGAAAAGCAAAATGAGTTCATCCTGCGCTTACAAAAATGGTTTACCAATGCTGAAATATTAAAGATGGTAACCCAAGACAATGCGTCACTGTTGCAACTTTCTGGTTTAAGAAGCCCATACCCGGGCAAGCTCGGCATAATCGAAGAGGGTGCTATGGCAGATATCTTACTTGTTGACGGAGATCCGCTAAAGGACCTAAAACTATTGGCTAACCCTGCAAAAAACTTTGTTGTTATTATAAAGGACGGAAAGATTTATAAAAACATATTGAAAAAATAA
- a CDS encoding dimethylarginine dimethylaminohydrolase family protein codes for MIYVENEYATLRKVVLAVSEFGYAKKVRQDDLRFLQEVSIKDIEEHKGKDFREAHPELQKRWEQERNDLQQVLEKYGVQVLRPRKLTDVEKEAAGDDGYSNFFVRDPFFTIGNCVIEGSMRFLHRRREVFPVRKIMREEVYPADCFYLATPSPEVTSPDDPTLGAGPFLEGGDVMVLGDTILVGNSGLASNTAGAEWLRKFLGKFGYRVEMVRLDPNILHLDCALGLIRNGLMVACEDAFPDGIPAIFKDWKKIHVSMEEATMLATNGLPISSEVYITDPVFTSIGEQLAAYGIHVEYIDFQISRSFGGSFRCSTQPLLRKD; via the coding sequence ATGATCTATGTTGAGAATGAATATGCGACTTTAAGAAAGGTGGTGCTGGCAGTATCTGAGTTTGGGTATGCCAAAAAGGTGCGGCAGGATGATCTCCGTTTTTTGCAGGAGGTTTCCATTAAAGATATTGAGGAGCATAAGGGAAAGGACTTTCGAGAGGCACATCCGGAGCTGCAAAAGCGATGGGAGCAGGAACGAAATGACCTGCAACAGGTACTTGAAAAATATGGAGTACAGGTCTTGCGTCCCAGAAAACTGACAGATGTAGAAAAGGAGGCTGCCGGAGACGATGGTTATTCGAATTTCTTTGTACGGGACCCTTTTTTTACAATTGGTAACTGTGTAATAGAGGGTTCGATGCGCTTTCTGCACCGCAGAAGAGAAGTGTTTCCTGTCCGCAAAATTATGAGAGAAGAAGTATATCCGGCAGATTGTTTTTACCTGGCCACTCCAAGCCCGGAAGTTACATCTCCTGATGACCCTACACTAGGTGCTGGGCCATTTTTGGAAGGTGGTGATGTCATGGTGCTGGGAGATACTATTCTGGTGGGTAATTCTGGCCTCGCCTCCAATACGGCTGGTGCTGAATGGTTGAGAAAATTCTTGGGTAAATTCGGTTATCGGGTAGAAATGGTACGCCTGGACCCTAATATCCTCCATCTGGATTGTGCGTTGGGGCTTATCAGGAACGGATTAATGGTGGCATGTGAAGATGCCTTTCCTGATGGTATTCCTGCAATATTCAAGGACTGGAAGAAGATCCATGTAAGTATGGAAGAGGCCACTATGCTAGCCACTAACGGATTACCTATTTCTTCGGAAGTATATATTACAGACCCGGTTTTTACCAGTATTGGCGAACAATTAGCCGCATATGGCATACATGTGGAGTATATTGATTTCCAGATCAGCAGAAGTTTTGGAGGCTCGTTCCGATGCAGTACCCAACCCCTTTTAAGAAAAGATTAG
- a CDS encoding DUF4256 domain-containing protein — protein MKSNKKKVSPEQFLELLSVLKTRFEKNQQRHKGLEWTKIQAKLEANPEKLRSLDEMEITGGEPDVLGYDKKTDEYLFCDCSAESPKGRRSICYDHEALESRKEHKPENSAVQMAADMGVELLTEEEYRNLQQLGNFDMKTSSWIVTPPAIRKLGGALFCDRRYDHVFTYHNGAESYYAARGFRGMLRC, from the coding sequence ATGAAAAGCAATAAAAAGAAGGTTTCTCCGGAGCAGTTCCTGGAACTGCTCAGTGTGCTGAAAACCCGTTTTGAGAAAAACCAGCAACGTCATAAAGGGCTGGAATGGACTAAAATACAAGCAAAGCTGGAAGCGAACCCGGAAAAACTGCGGTCGCTTGATGAAATGGAAATAACTGGTGGTGAACCGGATGTATTGGGCTATGATAAAAAGACAGACGAATATCTTTTTTGCGATTGTTCTGCGGAAAGCCCCAAAGGGCGTAGAAGTATTTGTTACGACCATGAAGCACTGGAATCAAGAAAAGAACACAAACCTGAAAATAGTGCGGTACAGATGGCCGCTGATATGGGCGTTGAGCTGTTAACAGAAGAAGAATACCGGAATCTGCAGCAACTTGGAAACTTTGATATGAAAACGTCGAGCTGGATAGTAACCCCACCTGCTATAAGAAAACTAGGAGGGGCGCTCTTTTGTGATCGCCGCTATGATCATGTTTTTACATATCACAACGGTGCAGAATCTTATTATGCTGCGAGGGGATTTCGTGGCATGCTTCGCTGTTAA